In Rutidosis leptorrhynchoides isolate AG116_Rl617_1_P2 chromosome 2, CSIRO_AGI_Rlap_v1, whole genome shotgun sequence, one genomic interval encodes:
- the LOC139892039 gene encoding auxin efflux carrier component 5-like yields MIGWDDIYKVVASMFPLYVALILGYGSVKWWRMFKPDHCNAINQLNCYFIMPLFTFDFTTRINPYKMNFQFLAADGISKAIILIAILVWAKFTTKGNYPWSITSFSLSSLSNTLVVGVPLLGAMYGPLGENLVIQISILQFTVWIVILLIMYSFQSVSKSLELVVLPNESRMDIEGNTEQHEVNTEQDEVTTRPSLLKLMKIVGLKLATNPNAYACFIGLAWTLVSYRWDLKLPSIIEGSVLIMSRAGSGVAMFCMGLFMALQPKIIDCGATLTAFGMLLRFVVAPATMAVGSFIVGLRGDVLCIAIIQAALPQAIASFVFAKEYELHTNVLSTAVIFGTIVSIPVLIVYYVVLDVLNT; encoded by the exons ATGATAGGGTGGGATGACATTTACAAGGTAGTAGCATCAATGTTTCCACTTTACGTTGCGTTAATTTTAGGCTATGGTTCAGTGAAGTGGTGGCGCATGTTCAAACCCGACCATTGTAATGCAATAAATCAGCTCAATTGTTACTTTATCATGCCTCTCTTCACATTCGATTTCACAACTCGAATTAATCCTTACAAAATGAACTTCCAGTTTCTAGCAGCTGATGGTATCTCAAAAGCCATCATCCTTATAGCAATTTTAGTATGGGCAAAGTTTACCACTAAAGGAAACTATCCTTGGTCAATAACAAGTTTCTCTTTATCTAGTTTGAGTAATACACTCGTTGTAGGCGTTCCTTTACTTGGAGCGATGTATGGTCCTTTAGGAGAGAATCTTGTTATTCAAATCTCGATTCTGCAATTTACGGTGTGGATTGTAATTCTATTGATTATGTACTCGTTTCAGAGTGTATCTAAATCGTTAGAGTTGGTAGTCTTACCTAATGAATCTAGAATGGATATAGAAGGCAATACAGAACAGCATGAAGTTAATACGGAGCAGGATGAAGTTACCACGAGACCATCGTTGTTGAAGTTAATGAAGATCGTTGGGTTAAAGCTTGCAACGAATCCAAACGCTTATGCATGCTTCATTGGGCTTGCATGGACACTTGTTTCATATAG GTGGGATTTGAAATTGCCAAGTATCATTGAAGGATCAGTTTTGATCATGTCAAGAGCAGGTTCAGGTGTTGCCATGTTTTGTATGG GACTATTCATGGCATTGCAACCGAAGATAATCGATTGTGGTGCAACCCTAACTGCTTTTGGGATGCTGCTACGATTTGTCGTGGCCCCTGCAACGATGGCAGTTGGTTCGTTTATTGTGGGTTTGCGAGGTGATGTGCTATGTATTGCCATCATTCAG GCTGCCTTACCCCAAGCCATTGCGTCGTTTGTGTTCGCCAAGGAATATGAACTCCACACAAATGTTCTTAGCACTGC GGTCATTTTTGGCACCATTGTGTCCATCCCGGTGCTGATTGTGTATTACGTTGTGCTAGACGTCTTAAATACATAA